A region from the Curtobacterium sp. MCBA15_012 genome encodes:
- a CDS encoding LysE/ArgO family amino acid transporter produces MDILLPLLAGLGTGLALIVAIGVQNAYLLRLAVSTPLRVVVAAVAVCALSDAVLIVAGVLGVGVVVERFPVALVVVRFLGAAFLLTYGVLAARRALRPSGDAMRVDPVADDGTPDLPTTDDAELDDRGTPDAVRADRAAPDAVRGEPAALRAEPAAGQTAVARAGVAATTTGTAPSGRTRVAPPGRTVATTRTAVPTMRTAVLTMLVFTWANPHVYLDTLVFLGSVANQQGVDDRWWWTVGAVAASCVWFGALGFGGRLLRPLFARPLTWRVFDGLVAVVMLSFGALLAVGA; encoded by the coding sequence GTGGACATCCTCCTGCCCCTGCTCGCCGGCCTCGGCACCGGTCTCGCCCTCATCGTGGCGATCGGCGTGCAGAACGCGTACCTGCTCCGGCTCGCGGTGAGCACGCCGCTCCGGGTCGTGGTCGCGGCAGTGGCGGTGTGTGCACTCTCGGACGCCGTGCTCATCGTCGCGGGGGTCCTGGGCGTCGGGGTCGTGGTGGAGCGGTTCCCGGTCGCGCTCGTCGTGGTGCGGTTCCTCGGGGCGGCGTTCCTGCTCACGTACGGCGTGCTCGCGGCGCGGCGGGCGCTCCGGCCCTCGGGCGACGCGATGCGGGTCGACCCCGTCGCGGACGACGGGACGCCTGATCTCCCGACCACGGATGACGCGGAGCTGGACGACCGGGGCACGCCCGACGCGGTGCGGGCCGACCGGGCCGCGCCCGACGCGGTGCGGGGCGAGCCGGCCGCGCTGCGGGCCGAGCCGGCCGCGGGCCAGACCGCGGTGGCGCGCGCAGGGGTGGCGGCGACCACCACCGGGACCGCACCGTCGGGGCGGACGCGGGTCGCGCCTCCCGGCCGGACCGTGGCGACCACGCGCACGGCCGTGCCGACGATGCGGACCGCCGTCCTGACCATGCTCGTGTTCACGTGGGCGAACCCGCACGTGTACCTGGACACGCTCGTGTTCCTCGGCTCCGTGGCGAACCAGCAGGGCGTCGACGACCGCTGGTGGTGGACCGTCGGGGCGGTCGCCGCGAGCTGCGTGTGGTTCGGCGCCCTCGGGTTCGGCGGGCGACTGCTCCGGCCGCTGTTCGCGCGTCCGCTGACGTGGCGCGTGTTCGACGGCCTCGTCGCCGTGGTGATGCTGTCGTTCGGCGCGCTCCTGGCCGTCGGGGCGTAG
- a CDS encoding APC family permease: MASPLRIKSIEASLADSEEKGRSLKRSLKTFDIAAMGIAVAVGAGIFSVGANAAANFAGPSVIISFLLAAVTCGLAIMCYAEFASTIPVAGSAYTFTYATMGELLAWIVGWDLILETLTASAVIAKYWGIYLSTAFGVFGIDVPDTIQLGPIGFTWGPVLIVGVFTFLLAFGTRLSSRVSAVITVIKVAIVVFVIIAGAFFVKAANFAPFVPPAEPTKGAEGGVLTQSLVSFVTGAAPAQYGVFGLLAAASLVFFAFIGFDVVATSAEETENPQKTLPRGIFIGLGIVTLLYIGVSIVITGMVSYQRLAQEDAPSLASAFDIVGLPWAAGIIAIGSLIGLTTVVMVLLLGLSRIVFSMSRDGLLPRWFSKTNPKTQTPVRVQVVAGVIVAFIAGFTAVERLEGMINIGTLSAFVLVSIGIVVLRKTRPDAPRAFRVPWVPVLPILSAVLCFWLMLNLEVETWLRFIVWLVIGFAIYFGYSRRNSRVGKGLQ; encoded by the coding sequence ATGGCATCACCGCTCCGCATCAAGTCGATCGAGGCCTCCCTCGCCGACTCCGAGGAGAAGGGTCGCTCGCTCAAGCGGTCCCTCAAGACGTTCGACATCGCCGCGATGGGCATCGCGGTCGCCGTCGGCGCCGGCATCTTCTCGGTCGGCGCGAACGCCGCCGCGAACTTCGCCGGGCCGAGCGTCATCATCTCGTTCCTGCTCGCCGCCGTCACGTGCGGTCTCGCGATCATGTGCTACGCCGAGTTCGCGTCGACGATCCCGGTCGCCGGCTCCGCGTACACCTTCACGTACGCCACGATGGGCGAGCTGCTCGCGTGGATCGTCGGGTGGGACCTCATCCTCGAGACGCTCACCGCGAGCGCCGTGATCGCGAAGTACTGGGGCATCTACCTGAGCACCGCGTTCGGCGTGTTCGGCATCGACGTCCCGGACACCATCCAGCTCGGTCCGATCGGCTTCACCTGGGGGCCGGTCCTGATCGTCGGCGTGTTCACGTTCCTGCTCGCGTTCGGCACACGGCTGTCGTCGCGGGTGTCCGCGGTGATCACGGTCATCAAGGTCGCGATCGTCGTCTTCGTGATCATCGCCGGCGCGTTCTTCGTCAAGGCGGCGAACTTCGCCCCGTTCGTCCCGCCGGCCGAGCCGACGAAGGGTGCCGAGGGCGGCGTCCTCACGCAGTCGCTCGTGTCCTTCGTGACCGGTGCCGCACCCGCGCAGTACGGCGTGTTCGGGCTGCTCGCCGCGGCGTCGCTCGTCTTCTTCGCGTTCATCGGGTTCGACGTCGTCGCGACGAGCGCCGAGGAGACCGAGAACCCGCAGAAGACCCTGCCGCGCGGCATCTTCATCGGCCTGGGCATCGTCACCCTGCTCTACATCGGCGTCAGCATCGTCATCACCGGCATGGTCTCGTACCAGCGGCTCGCGCAGGAGGACGCCCCCTCGCTCGCCTCGGCCTTCGACATCGTCGGGCTGCCGTGGGCCGCGGGCATCATCGCGATCGGCTCGCTCATCGGCCTCACCACGGTGGTCATGGTGCTGCTCCTCGGGCTCTCGCGCATCGTGTTCTCGATGAGCCGTGACGGCCTGCTGCCGCGCTGGTTCTCGAAGACGAACCCGAAGACGCAGACGCCCGTGCGCGTGCAGGTCGTCGCCGGTGTGATCGTCGCGTTCATCGCCGGGTTCACCGCGGTCGAGCGCCTCGAGGGCATGATCAACATCGGCACGCTGTCGGCCTTCGTGCTCGTGTCGATCGGCATCGTCGTGCTGCGCAAGACCCGGCCGGACGCACCCCGCGCCTTCCGGGTGCCGTGGGTGCCGGTGCTGCCGATCCTCTCGGCGGTGCTGTGCTTCTGGCTCATGCTCAACCTCGAGGTCGAGACGTGGCTGCGCTTCATCGTGTGGCTGGTCATCGGCTTCGCGATCTACTTCGGGTACAGCCGCCGGAACAGCCGGGTGGGCAAGGGCCTGCAGTAG
- a CDS encoding alpha/beta fold hydrolase, which translates to MHVDRPLDRTVVSRDGTVLAVSESGTGPTLLVLGGAWDHHGTPALDALVDTLRHRYRVVTVDRRGRGASGDTLPWSIEREVEDVAAVVASVEGPVDALGTCVGAGLLVRALAAGVPIRRAVLWEPPYRATVDPHADDVLFADALDEHVAAGRRAQAVRAFLGQVLGLPMGHVTALRLRSGLWRALLTDAHVLARDVRVLGGLAVPERVASSIGVPVLVAAGDASPDWMRAAAAALAEAVPGSRHLVVHGQGHVPDPAVLADLVDRFAGVGAAG; encoded by the coding sequence ATGCACGTCGACCGGCCCCTCGACCGCACGGTCGTCTCCCGGGACGGGACGGTCCTCGCCGTCTCGGAGTCCGGTACCGGGCCGACACTGCTCGTCCTCGGCGGGGCGTGGGACCACCACGGGACCCCGGCCCTCGACGCACTCGTCGACACCCTCCGCCACCGCTACCGGGTCGTCACGGTCGACCGCCGTGGGCGCGGCGCGAGCGGCGACACCCTGCCGTGGTCGATCGAGCGCGAGGTCGAGGACGTCGCGGCGGTCGTCGCCTCGGTCGAGGGGCCGGTCGACGCGCTGGGCACGTGCGTCGGTGCCGGACTCCTCGTCCGTGCCCTCGCCGCCGGTGTCCCGATCCGACGTGCCGTGCTCTGGGAACCGCCGTACCGCGCGACCGTCGACCCGCACGCCGACGACGTCCTGTTCGCAGACGCCCTGGACGAGCACGTCGCCGCGGGCCGACGGGCGCAGGCGGTCCGCGCGTTCCTCGGTCAGGTGCTCGGCCTGCCGATGGGGCACGTCACCGCGCTGCGGCTGCGGTCCGGTCTGTGGCGGGCGCTCCTGACCGACGCGCACGTGCTCGCCCGGGACGTCCGGGTGCTCGGCGGCCTGGCCGTCCCCGAGCGGGTGGCCTCCTCGATCGGGGTCCCGGTCCTCGTCGCTGCGGGTGACGCGAGCCCCGACTGGATGCGCGCCGCAGCCGCCGCGCTCGCCGAGGCCGTGCCCGGGTCGCGGCACCTCGTCGTCCACGGGCAGGGCCACGTGCCGGACCCGGCGGTGCTCGCCGACCTGGTCGACCGGTTCGCCGGGGTGGGCGCAGCCGGCTGA
- a CDS encoding methylated-DNA--[protein]-cysteine S-methyltransferase, producing the protein MNDATIQTLDTPDGPFTVLEDADGRVLASGWTDDAARIVGRLAERHRPERITDGRVAAAEAVDAFYAGEVEHAMQVPVRQAGTELFTEGWRQLRAIPAGTVLTYTELAAAMGRPDAVRAAASVCARNAPALFVPCHRVLRSDGSLGGFAWGLDVKRSLLERESVGVTALV; encoded by the coding sequence ATGAACGACGCGACCATCCAGACGCTGGACACCCCCGACGGCCCCTTCACCGTGCTCGAGGACGCCGACGGGCGCGTCCTCGCCTCCGGGTGGACCGACGACGCCGCGCGCATCGTCGGTCGGCTCGCCGAACGGCACCGTCCCGAGCGCATCACCGACGGCCGGGTCGCCGCTGCCGAGGCGGTCGACGCGTTCTACGCGGGCGAGGTCGAGCACGCGATGCAGGTCCCGGTGCGGCAGGCCGGCACCGAGCTGTTCACCGAGGGGTGGCGTCAGCTCCGGGCGATCCCGGCCGGCACCGTCCTGACCTACACCGAGCTCGCGGCGGCGATGGGCCGACCCGATGCGGTGCGCGCCGCGGCCAGCGTCTGCGCGCGGAACGCCCCGGCGCTGTTCGTGCCGTGCCACCGGGTGCTGCGGTCGGACGGCAGCCTCGGCGGGTTCGCGTGGGGGCTCGACGTCAAGCGGTCGCTGCTCGAGCGGGAGTCCGTGGGGGTCACGGCGCTGGTCTGA
- a CDS encoding Ada metal-binding domain-containing protein: MSTTTDATHAERYRAVASRDARFDGQFVTAVHSTGIYCRPSCPARTPRETGVTFYRTSAAAHLAGFRACKRCLPEATPGSPEWDLREDVAGRAMRLVLDGVVEREGVPGLAARVGYSERQLGRIMTAELGAGPKALSRAHRAQTARTLLTSSDLPVADVAFAAGFASVRQFNDTVREVFAVTPTALRAGRVLQPATDGWLHVHLPARAPFDVQGLLDWHALHALPGLEQVDRDAAGRVTAYGRLVALPGGPARFTASAAVPDGAGSRAGRTGVALRVRLTTLSDLPTLVARVRSLFDLDADPLAVDAVLATLPELSAAVDRVPGIRLPGHVDAHEVLFRTLIGQQVSVAAARTAQTRLVAALGTPVAEEILPGGLLFPDAATIAARGREVLRGPTARVETILRVAAALADGSLVVDAGQSLDELRSGLLAVKGIGPWTADYVALRVRHHPDVFLHSDLAVRNGAQELGLPGATRELSLRSEQVAPWRSYLTMHCWRPIVDRAGAAAERAAATVAVPTGATTTTTTTTPQEDPR; encoded by the coding sequence ATGAGCACCACGACGGACGCCACGCACGCCGAGCGGTACCGCGCGGTCGCCTCGCGCGACGCCCGCTTCGACGGCCAGTTCGTCACGGCGGTGCACTCCACGGGGATCTACTGCCGACCGAGCTGCCCCGCCCGCACCCCGCGCGAGACGGGCGTCACGTTCTACCGCACGAGCGCCGCCGCGCACCTCGCCGGCTTCCGCGCCTGCAAGCGCTGCCTCCCCGAGGCGACCCCCGGCAGCCCGGAGTGGGACCTGCGCGAGGACGTCGCCGGCCGGGCGATGCGCCTGGTCCTCGACGGCGTCGTCGAACGGGAGGGCGTCCCCGGCCTCGCGGCACGCGTCGGCTACTCCGAACGGCAGCTCGGTCGCATCATGACCGCGGAGCTCGGCGCCGGACCGAAGGCGCTCAGCCGGGCGCACCGGGCGCAGACCGCGCGGACGCTCCTCACCTCGTCGGACCTGCCCGTCGCCGACGTCGCCTTCGCGGCCGGGTTCGCGAGCGTGCGGCAGTTCAACGACACCGTGCGCGAGGTCTTCGCCGTCACGCCGACCGCCCTGCGGGCCGGACGGGTCCTGCAGCCCGCGACGGACGGCTGGTTGCACGTGCACCTGCCCGCACGTGCGCCGTTCGACGTGCAGGGCCTGCTCGACTGGCACGCGCTGCACGCCCTGCCCGGGCTGGAGCAGGTGGACCGCGACGCCGCGGGGCGGGTCACCGCCTACGGACGGCTGGTGGCACTGCCGGGAGGCCCGGCCCGCTTCACCGCCTCCGCTGCGGTCCCCGACGGGGCCGGGTCGCGCGCGGGGCGCACCGGGGTCGCCCTCCGCGTGCGGCTCACCACCCTGTCCGACCTCCCGACGCTCGTGGCACGGGTGCGGTCGCTGTTCGACCTCGACGCGGACCCGCTGGCCGTCGACGCGGTGCTCGCCACCCTGCCGGAGCTGTCCGCGGCCGTCGACCGGGTGCCCGGGATCCGACTGCCCGGCCACGTCGACGCGCACGAGGTGCTGTTCCGCACCCTGATCGGCCAACAGGTGTCGGTGGCGGCGGCCCGGACGGCGCAGACCCGGCTCGTCGCGGCGCTCGGTACCCCGGTCGCCGAGGAGATCCTGCCCGGCGGGCTGCTGTTCCCGGACGCCGCGACGATCGCCGCCCGCGGTCGCGAGGTCCTGCGCGGCCCCACGGCCCGTGTGGAGACGATCCTGCGGGTGGCTGCGGCGCTCGCCGACGGGTCGCTCGTGGTCGACGCCGGGCAGTCCCTCGACGAGCTGCGGTCCGGGCTCCTCGCGGTGAAGGGCATCGGGCCGTGGACCGCCGACTACGTCGCGCTGCGGGTCCGCCACCACCCGGACGTCTTCCTCCACAGCGACCTCGCGGTGCGGAACGGTGCACAGGAACTCGGGCTGCCCGGTGCGACGCGCGAGCTGTCCCTACGGTCGGAGCAGGTGGCGCCGTGGCGGAGCTACCTGACGATGCACTGCTGGCGACCGATCGTCGACCGCGCGGGTGCCGCCGCCGAGCGGGCCGCGGCGACGGTCGCGGTGCCGACCGGTGCGACCACGACGACCACGACGACGACCCCGCAGGAGGACCCCCGATGA
- a CDS encoding molybdenum cofactor biosysynthesis protein yields the protein MTSVDDVAGPGDLPCTTDVEVALLLVSPRHRYAGRPADGALPAEGPELVDRVVLRAGLGIVGDRYFAARAHVHASVTVVGLEGLEDVARAVGAPVDPAATRRNVFLRGADVEALRGEPFSLQCAGEDPVLFRGYRAANPCAWMDHEVAPGAFRAMRGHGGVRCEPGSDGVLLLGPAVLRTARPVALG from the coding sequence GTGACGAGCGTGGACGACGTGGCCGGCCCCGGCGACCTGCCGTGCACGACCGACGTCGAGGTCGCACTGCTGCTGGTGTCGCCCCGGCACCGGTACGCGGGGCGCCCGGCGGACGGTGCGCTGCCTGCGGAGGGACCGGAGCTGGTGGACCGGGTCGTGCTGCGTGCGGGGCTCGGCATCGTGGGCGACCGGTACTTCGCCGCACGGGCGCACGTGCACGCGTCGGTCACGGTCGTCGGGCTCGAGGGCCTCGAGGACGTCGCCCGCGCGGTCGGCGCCCCGGTCGACCCGGCGGCGACCCGGCGCAACGTGTTCCTGCGCGGCGCCGACGTCGAGGCGCTCCGTGGGGAGCCGTTCTCGCTGCAGTGCGCCGGCGAGGACCCCGTGCTGTTCCGCGGGTACCGCGCGGCGAACCCCTGCGCGTGGATGGACCACGAGGTGGCGCCGGGGGCGTTCCGGGCGATGCGCGGGCACGGGGGCGTCCGCTGCGAACCGGGGTCGGACGGCGTGCTGCTGCTCGGCCCGGCGGTGCTGCGGACGGCGCGGCCGGTCGCGCTCGGGTGA
- a CDS encoding type 1 glutamine amidotransferase domain-containing protein, with protein MASLDGKKILVIATNYGVEQDEIVVPTDQLRERGADVTVAAQESGSIETLVGDKDPGKSVSVDTTIGSVSGAGDYDALVVPGGTINADTIRQDADAVALVKAFAEAGKPVAAICHGPWTLIEAGVVSGKTITSFPSLQTDVRNAGAEWVDREVQVDGGLITSRNPDDLPAFVDAIEQALTA; from the coding sequence ATGGCATCCCTCGACGGCAAGAAGATCCTCGTCATCGCGACGAACTACGGCGTGGAGCAGGACGAGATCGTCGTCCCCACCGACCAGCTGCGCGAGCGCGGCGCGGACGTGACCGTCGCGGCGCAGGAGTCCGGCTCGATCGAGACCCTCGTCGGCGACAAGGACCCGGGGAAGTCGGTCTCCGTCGACACCACCATCGGGAGTGTCAGCGGCGCGGGCGACTACGACGCGCTGGTCGTCCCGGGCGGCACGATCAACGCCGACACCATCCGCCAGGACGCCGACGCGGTCGCGCTCGTCAAGGCGTTCGCCGAGGCGGGCAAGCCCGTCGCCGCGATCTGCCACGGCCCGTGGACCCTCATCGAGGCCGGCGTCGTCTCGGGGAAGACGATCACCTCGTTCCCGTCGCTGCAGACCGACGTGCGGAACGCCGGTGCCGAGTGGGTGGACCGTGAGGTGCAGGTCGACGGCGGCCTCATCACCTCGCGCAACCCCGACGACCTGCCGGCGTTCGTCGACGCGATCGAGCAGGCGCTCACCGCCTGA
- a CDS encoding RNA-binding domain-containing protein has translation MVHVESLLAQIHDAQATANELENETLDFKREQKSKQDTAHDMADAAACFANATGGTIVLGVADDVKGPAAFIGTDLDPTYLRRRIYDVTRPSLDVSVQPLTHHGVTLLVIEVREGLEVYSSRQKMPTKRVGDRCEPMSTADVSRLDDERRGGDWSAASSLRPLADIDGDALSLLRSYVRRSSSTALSTLAGSGTEDLLAALGLVHSPGILNRAGAILLSAPRDGREVLSYQHRISVGGETDLGRRWHGPLLTAYAELVALLEARIGTTPVNLRSGQQVQIEDYPLTAVREALTNAVMHGDHRDHQPIQVEHSPEALTIMSPGTLVPGISPENILTHPPKSRFPALADALRSLGLAERWGQGVDRMFREMIRNGRSAPTVGVRTGERPETIVQLAGGPPNTRITKFVSELPDRDQNDTDVLLLVSYLTTNKTITAAKLATVVQRPEEAAQNLLTRIANDEEGFLEPTAGTKNARKPTYRFRGSSIAALGPAITYQARSDTDRARKVTDHVREYGTVNNATVQRLFDVDVYAARDVLRDLVDQRILVRVSEQKRGPSVKYGPGESFPEKASRRAR, from the coding sequence ATGGTCCACGTCGAATCGCTGCTCGCTCAGATCCACGACGCGCAGGCCACGGCGAACGAGCTCGAGAACGAGACCCTCGACTTCAAACGCGAACAGAAGTCCAAGCAGGACACCGCGCACGACATGGCGGATGCTGCGGCATGCTTCGCGAACGCGACCGGAGGGACGATCGTCCTGGGAGTCGCAGACGACGTCAAGGGGCCCGCCGCGTTCATCGGAACCGACCTCGACCCCACGTACCTCCGTCGACGGATCTACGACGTGACGCGCCCGTCCCTCGACGTGTCGGTGCAGCCGCTGACCCACCACGGCGTGACGTTGCTGGTGATCGAGGTTCGAGAGGGACTCGAGGTCTACTCCTCCCGACAGAAGATGCCGACGAAGCGCGTCGGGGACCGCTGCGAGCCGATGAGCACTGCCGACGTGAGCCGCCTCGACGACGAGAGACGTGGTGGGGACTGGAGCGCCGCTTCCTCCTTGCGACCGCTCGCGGACATCGACGGAGATGCTCTGTCCCTGCTCCGGTCGTACGTCCGTCGTTCCTCCAGCACAGCACTGAGCACACTGGCCGGTTCTGGGACCGAGGACCTGCTCGCAGCTCTCGGTCTCGTCCACAGCCCCGGCATCCTCAACCGAGCTGGCGCGATCCTCCTGAGCGCCCCCCGAGACGGTCGCGAGGTCCTGTCGTACCAGCACCGCATCTCTGTAGGAGGCGAAACAGACCTCGGCCGCCGTTGGCACGGCCCGTTGCTGACTGCTTACGCTGAGCTCGTCGCCCTGCTCGAGGCCAGGATCGGTACGACACCGGTGAACCTCCGGTCCGGCCAACAGGTCCAGATCGAGGACTACCCGTTGACTGCGGTTCGCGAGGCGCTGACCAACGCCGTCATGCACGGGGATCACCGCGACCATCAGCCCATCCAAGTGGAGCACTCGCCCGAAGCCCTGACGATCATGTCGCCCGGAACGCTGGTTCCGGGGATCTCGCCCGAGAACATCCTCACCCATCCACCGAAGTCTCGGTTCCCTGCTCTCGCGGATGCTCTCCGCTCGCTGGGGCTCGCAGAGCGGTGGGGCCAGGGCGTCGATCGCATGTTCCGCGAGATGATCAGGAACGGGAGGTCGGCCCCCACGGTCGGCGTCCGGACGGGCGAGCGGCCTGAGACGATCGTCCAGCTCGCGGGAGGCCCGCCGAACACTCGGATCACGAAGTTCGTCTCTGAGCTGCCCGACCGCGACCAGAACGACACCGACGTTCTTCTTCTCGTCTCGTACCTGACGACCAACAAGACCATCACTGCCGCCAAGCTGGCGACGGTGGTCCAGCGACCCGAAGAAGCCGCTCAGAACCTGTTGACGAGGATCGCCAACGACGAGGAAGGGTTCCTCGAGCCAACGGCTGGCACCAAGAACGCTCGGAAGCCGACCTATCGCTTCCGAGGTTCTTCGATAGCAGCCCTCGGCCCGGCGATCACGTACCAGGCGCGCTCCGACACCGACCGTGCCCGGAAGGTCACGGACCATGTCCGCGAGTACGGAACGGTCAACAACGCCACGGTTCAGCGACTCTTCGACGTGGATGTGTACGCGGCTCGCGATGTGCTGCGCGACCTCGTCGACCAACGGATCCTCGTCCGGGTGAGCGAGCAGAAACGAGGCCCTTCGGTGAAGTACGGCCCGGGCGAATCCTTCCCGGAGAAGGCGTCTCGACGAGCACGATGA
- a CDS encoding HAD-IA family hydrolase produces MIDVVVSGVLFDMDGTLVDSTTVVEAAWTRFGERHGLDPVEILGFSHGRQTIDTVQRFLPDLPPAQQRAIVDTMIAAEIDYTEGIVEVPGAAGFVQRLLDAGVPVALVTSAPRELAVKRMVAAGVPVPEALVPSEDAERSKPHPEGYLRGAALLGVSAEQCLAFEDAPAGVEAALASGATTVVVGTLTAPVTEGLPRITGYDGLTVTPEGAGFRVRD; encoded by the coding sequence GTGATCGACGTCGTGGTGTCCGGGGTCCTGTTCGACATGGACGGGACGCTCGTCGACTCGACCACCGTGGTCGAGGCGGCCTGGACCCGGTTCGGCGAGCGGCACGGCCTCGACCCGGTCGAGATCCTCGGGTTCTCCCACGGCCGCCAGACGATCGACACCGTCCAGCGCTTCCTGCCCGACCTGCCGCCGGCCCAGCAGCGGGCGATCGTCGACACGATGATCGCCGCGGAGATCGACTACACCGAGGGCATCGTCGAGGTCCCCGGGGCCGCAGGGTTCGTGCAGCGCCTGCTCGACGCCGGCGTGCCCGTGGCCCTCGTGACGAGTGCCCCGCGGGAGCTCGCCGTGAAGCGCATGGTCGCCGCCGGGGTTCCGGTGCCGGAGGCCCTCGTGCCGTCCGAGGACGCCGAGCGCAGCAAGCCGCACCCCGAGGGGTACCTCCGCGGGGCCGCCCTGCTCGGGGTGTCCGCCGAGCAGTGCCTGGCGTTCGAGGACGCCCCCGCCGGTGTCGAGGCCGCGCTGGCCTCCGGGGCCACGACCGTCGTCGTCGGCACCCTCACCGCCCCGGTCACCGAGGGACTGCCGCGCATCACGGGGTACGACGGGCTCACCGTCACGCCCGAGGGGGCCGGTTTCCGCGTCCGCGACTGA
- a CDS encoding pyrimidine reductase family protein, whose amino-acid sequence MSDLPPALPASIADLSDDELLARYTADVPDGPWLRVNFVATLDGSASASGRTAALGGDDDLRVFDLLRRVADVVLVAAGTVRDEEYGPMVLHDADVAWRRAHGMPDHPVFAIVTNSGSVDASSRVFTEAPVRPLVLTSGTGAASSSGRALAGVADVVECGDTAVDVGALRAALAERGLDRVHCEGGPSFLGALVAADAVDELTLTIDPSLEGGAGPRIATGSSPELRRMRPAHVLLGDGGVLLTRWVRAR is encoded by the coding sequence GTGAGCGACCTGCCCCCCGCCCTGCCGGCGTCGATCGCCGACCTGTCGGACGACGAGCTGCTCGCCCGCTACACCGCCGACGTGCCGGACGGGCCCTGGCTGCGGGTGAACTTCGTGGCCACGCTCGACGGATCGGCGTCCGCCTCGGGCCGCACGGCCGCGCTCGGCGGCGACGACGACCTGCGCGTGTTCGACCTGCTCCGCCGGGTGGCCGACGTGGTGCTCGTCGCCGCCGGGACCGTGCGCGACGAGGAGTACGGCCCGATGGTGCTGCACGACGCCGACGTCGCGTGGCGCCGGGCCCACGGGATGCCCGACCACCCGGTGTTCGCGATCGTGACGAACTCGGGGTCGGTGGACGCGTCCTCGCGGGTGTTCACCGAGGCGCCCGTGCGGCCGCTCGTGCTGACGTCCGGGACCGGCGCCGCGTCGTCCTCCGGGCGTGCGCTGGCCGGCGTGGCGGACGTCGTGGAGTGCGGCGACACGGCCGTCGACGTGGGTGCGCTGCGTGCCGCCCTCGCGGAGCGGGGGCTCGACCGGGTCCACTGCGAGGGCGGGCCGTCGTTCCTCGGGGCGCTCGTCGCGGCGGACGCGGTGGACGAGCTGACGCTGACGATCGACCCGTCGCTCGAGGGCGGCGCGGGACCGCGGATCGCGACCGGCTCGTCACCCGAGCTGCGGCGGATGCGTCCGGCGCACGTGCTGCTCGGCGACGGCGGGGTGCTGCTGACGCGGTGGGTGCGGGCGCGCTAG
- the folP gene encoding dihydropteroate synthase, with protein sequence MTHEQPTTGLRPGSTAPGWVVPDLRDPVRTIGRRTFDFDHRVAVMAIVNRTPDSFHDKGATFALDRAVEAAVRAAEQGADWVDIGGVKFAPGPELSAEDEIDRVLPVVSQLAQQSDVVISVDTFRPEVAAATIAAGASVVNDTTGLSDPRMAAVVADSDATIVITHSTAPPRQQLPEPPRYADIGREVVDFLRERVDRALAAGIPESRIIVDPGHDLNKNTVHTLELTRRLPEVVALGYPVLAAVSNKDFVGESLGRPRGERLSGSLAAATVSAMLGARIVRMHDVVESVDAMRMVEAVLGWREPVEARHNT encoded by the coding sequence ATGACGCACGAGCAGCCGACCACGGGCCTCCGTCCCGGGTCCACCGCACCCGGCTGGGTGGTGCCCGACCTGCGCGACCCGGTCCGGACCATCGGCCGGCGCACCTTCGACTTCGACCACCGCGTCGCCGTGATGGCCATCGTGAACCGCACCCCGGACTCGTTCCACGACAAGGGGGCGACCTTCGCGCTCGACCGGGCCGTCGAGGCCGCCGTGCGCGCCGCCGAGCAGGGCGCGGACTGGGTCGACATCGGCGGCGTGAAGTTCGCCCCCGGCCCCGAGCTCTCCGCCGAGGACGAGATCGACCGGGTGCTGCCCGTCGTGTCCCAGCTCGCACAGCAGTCCGACGTCGTGATCTCGGTCGACACCTTCCGCCCCGAGGTCGCCGCCGCGACGATCGCAGCGGGCGCCAGCGTCGTCAACGACACGACCGGCCTGTCCGACCCCCGGATGGCGGCCGTCGTCGCGGACTCCGACGCGACGATCGTCATCACGCACTCCACCGCCCCACCGCGGCAGCAGCTGCCGGAGCCGCCGCGCTACGCCGACATCGGCCGCGAGGTCGTCGACTTCCTGCGCGAGCGGGTCGACCGGGCGCTCGCCGCGGGCATCCCCGAGTCGCGGATCATCGTCGACCCGGGGCACGACCTCAACAAGAACACGGTGCACACGCTCGAGCTGACCCGACGTCTGCCCGAGGTCGTCGCGCTCGGCTACCCGGTGCTCGCCGCGGTGTCGAACAAGGACTTCGTGGGGGAGTCGCTCGGGCGTCCCCGCGGCGAGCGGTTGTCCGGGTCCCTGGCCGCCGCGACCGTGAGCGCGATGCTCGGCGCCCGGATCGTCCGGATGCACGACGTCGTCGAGAGCGTCGACGCCATGCGCATGGTCGAGGCGGTCCTCGGCTGGCGCGAACCCGTGGAAGCGAGGCACAACACGTGA